Proteins encoded within one genomic window of Setaria italica strain Yugu1 chromosome IV, Setaria_italica_v2.0, whole genome shotgun sequence:
- the LOC101782963 gene encoding T-complex protein 1 subunit epsilon: MALAFDEFGRPFIILREQEKKTRLRGLDAQKANIAAGKAVARILRTSLGPKGMDKMLQSPDGDVTITNDGATILEQMDVDNQIAKLMVELSRSQDYEIGDGTTGVVVMAGALLEQAEKLLERGIHPIRVAEGYEMASRIAFDHLEHISRKFEFSADNIEPLVQTCMTTLSSKIVNRCKRALAEIAVKAVLAVADLERKDVNLDLIKVEGKVGGKLEDTELIHGIVVDKDMSHPQMPKRIEDAKIAILTCPFEPPKPKTKHKVDIDTVEKFQTLREQEQKYFDEMVQKCKDAGATLVICQWGFDDEANHLLMHRNLPAVRWVGGVELELIAIATGGRIVPRFQELSPEKLGKAGLVREKSFGTTKDRMLYIEQCANSRAVTIFIRGGNKMMIEETKRSLHDALCVARNLIRNNSIVYGGGSAEISCSIAVETAADRHPGVEQYAIRSFADALDAVPLALAENSGLPPIDTLTVVKAQQVKESNPHCGIDCNDVGTNDMKEQDVFETLIGKQQQILLATQVVKMILKIDDVISPSEY, encoded by the exons atggcgctcGCCTTCGACGAGTTCGGGCGCCCCTTCATCATCCTCAGggagcaggagaagaagacgCGCCTGCGCGGCCTCGACGCGCAGAAGGCCAACATCGCCGCGGGCAAGGCCGTCGCGCGGATCCTCCGCACCTCGCTCGGGCCCAAGGGCATGGACAAGATGCTCCAGTCCCCCGACGGCGACGTCACCATCA CAAATGATGGGGCGACAATCCTGGAGCAGATGGATGTTGACAACCAGATTGCGAAGCTGATGGTGGAGCTTTCCCGCAGTCAAGACTATGAAATCGGAGATGGGACCACTGGGGTCGTTGTCATGGCAGGGGCTCTCTTAGAGCAGGCTGAGAAACTTCTGGAACGTGGTATTCACCCAATAAGGGTTGCTGAAGGTTATGAGATGGCATCAAGGATAGCTTTTGATCACCTTGAGCACATCTCCCGAAAGTTTGAGTTCAGTGCAGACAATATAGAGCCCCTGGTTCAGACATGCATGACTACGCTGTCGTCAAAGAT TGTTAACCGCTGCAAGCGGGCACTGGCAGAGATTGCTGTCAAAGCAGTCCTTGCGGTTGCTGATTTGGAGAGGAAAGATGTTAACTTGGATTTGATTAAAGTAGAAGGCAAGGTTGGTGGAAAGCTGGAGGACACGGAGCTCATACATGGAATTGTTGTCGACAAAGATATGAGTCACCCACAAATGCCAAAGAGAATTGAGGATGCTAAGATAGCCATCCTTACTTGCCCATTTGAGCCCCCGAAGCCTAAGACAAAGCATAAGGTTGACATTGACACTGTAGAGAAATTCCAGACCCTGCGCGAGCAAGAGCAGAAGTACTTTGATGAAATGGTTCAGAAGTGCAAG GATGCTGGTGCGACCCTGGTTATTTGTCAGTGGGGTTTTGATGATGAAGCCAATCATCTCTTGATGCACAGAAATTTGCCAGCTGTCAGATGGGTTGGTGGTGTTGAATTGGAATTGATTGCCATTGCTACAG GAGGCCGGATTGTTCCGAGATTCCAAGAGCTGAGTCCTGAAAAGCTTGGGAAG GCTGGATTAGTCAGAGAGAAGTCATTTGGAACAACCAAGGACCGGATGCTTTACATTGAGCAGTGTGCCAATTCTAGAGCTGTAACTATTTTCATTCGTGGTG GAAACAAGATGATGATTGAGGAGACTAAGCGCAGCCTTCATGATGCTCTTTGTGTGGCAAGGAATCTTATCCGCAATAATTCAATCGTGTATGGTGGTGGCTCAGCAGAGATATCTTGCTCGATTGCTGTTGAAACTGCTGCAGATCGACACCCTGGAGTTGAGCAG TATGCTATCAGGTCATTTGCTGATGCATTAGATGCTGTTCCACTAGCCTTAGCTGAAAATAGTGGTTTGCCGCCTATTGATACATTAACTGTGGTGAAAGCTCAGCAAGTTAAG GAGAGCAACCCCCACTGCGGCATAGACTGCAATGACGTTGGCACCAACGACATGAAGGAGCAGGACGTCTTTGAGACTCTGATTGGCAAGCAGCAGCAGATCTTGCTTGCCACGCAGGTGGTGAAGATGATCCTCAAGATCGATGATGTGATCTCGCCGTCCGAGTACTGA
- the LOC101781604 gene encoding pre-mRNA-splicing factor SLU7, with the protein MATASVSFKSREDHRKQLELEEARKAGLAPAEVDEDGKEINPHIPQYMSSAPWYLNSEKPSLKHQRKWKSDPNYTKSWYDRGAKIFHANKYRKGACENCGAMTHDKKSCMERPRTVGAKWTNMQIAPDEKVESFELDYDGKRDRWNGYDPSTYTRVIAEYEAREEARKKYLKEQQLKKLEKNGNQDDNDVGSDEDTEDGLKIDEAKVDESNQMDFAKVEKRVRTTGGGSTGTVRNLRIREDTAKYLLNLDVNSAYYDPKTRSMREDPLPDMDPNEKFYVGDNQNRLSGQALEFKQLNLHAWEAFEKGQDIHMQAAPSQAELLYKSFKIKKEKLKSETKEKIMDKYGNAASEEPLPRELLLGQSEREIEYDRTGRIIKGQDTSVPKSKYEEDVYINNHTSVWGSWWKDHQWGYKCCKQTIKNSYCTGLAGIEAAEASADLMKANMARKEAAEEEPVQHEERRLATWGTDVPDDLVLDKKKLAESLKKEDERRREERDERKRKYNVKWNDEVTAEDMEAYRMKKIHHDDPMKDFLH; encoded by the exons ATGGCAACCGCCTCAG TGTCTTTCAAGTCGCGAGAGGATCACAGGAAGCAACTTGAATTGGAGGAAGCACGGAAAGCCGGTCTTGCTCCTGCAGAGGTCGATGAAGATGGAAAGGAGATTAATCCTCACATTCCACAGTATATGTCCTCTGCCCCATGGTATCTTAATTCAGAGAAGCCC AGTTTAAAACATCAACGGAAATGGAAGTCAGATCCAAACTACACCAAGTCATGGTATGATAGGGGTGCAAAAATATTCCACGCCAATAAATACAGAAAAGGTGCTTGCGAAAA CTGCGGAGCTATGACTCATGATAAGAAGTCATGCATGGAACGGCCTCGAACAGTGGGAGCTAAATGGACTAATATGCAAATAGCTCCTGATGAGAAGGTGGAGTCATTTGAACTAGATTATGATGGGAAACGTGACCGGTGGAATGGTTATGATCCATCGACCTACACCCGTGTTATTGCGGAGTATGAAGCTAGAGAAGAGGCAAGGAAAAAATACCTAAAAGAACAGCAGCTCAAAAAACTTGAAAAGAATGGTAACCAGGATGACAATGATGTGGGCAGTGATGAGGATACAGAGGATGGCCTGAAGATAGATGAGGCTAAAGTTGATGAGAGCAATCAAATGGATTTTGCTAAGGTGGAGAAGCGTGTGCGTACCACAGGTGGTGGAAGCACTGGAACTGTGAG GAACTTGCGCATCAGAGAAGACACAGCCAAATACCTTCTAAACCTCGATGTAAATTCCGCATATTATGATCCAAAGACTCGTTCAATGCGTGAAGATCCTTTGCCAGATATGGACCCCAACGAAAAATTCTATGTG GGAGACAACCAAAACAGGCTTAGTGGACAAGCTCTGGAGTTCAAGCAACTCAATCTCCATGCCTGGGAAGCTTTTGAAAAGGGACAGGACATCCACATGCAGGCAGCACCATCCCAGGCTGAATTACTGTACAAGAGTTTCAAGATTAAGAAAGAGAAATTGAAGTCTGAAACAAAGGAGAAAATTATGGATAAGTATGGGAATGCTGCTTCTGAAGAACCACTACCCCGGGAGCTTCTTCTTGGACAAAGCGAGAGAGAGATTGAATATGATCGGACTGGTCGTATAATTAAAGGGCAG GATACATCTGTTCCTAAGAGCAAGTATGAAGAAGATGTCTACATTAATAACCACACGAGTGTTTGGGGTTCATGGTGGAAGGATCATCAGTGGGGCTATAAATGCTGCAAGCAGACTATCAAGAACAGTTACTGCACAGGTTTGGCTGGAATTGAGGCTGCTGAAGCTTCAGCAGATTTGATGAAAGCAAACATGGCACGGAAGGAGGCTGCAGAAG AGGAGCCTGTACAACATGAAGAGAGACGGCTTGCCACTTGGGGAACTGATGTCCCTGATGATCTTGTTCTTGACAAAAAGAAGCTTGCTGAGTCTTTAAAGAAG GAGGATGAAAGGAGACGAGAGGAGAGGGATGAAAGGAAGAGAAAGTATAATGTCAAGTGGAATGATGAG GTCACCGCGGAGGACATGGAAGCCTACCGTATGAAGAAAATCCACCATGACGATCCGATGAAAGATTTTCTTCATTGA
- the LOC101783768 gene encoding uncharacterized protein LOC101783768 — protein MGKGKKPVDPVLSEEERRMLEAMREFEIITREYLALMERMAEWLEDLEGDVGCASALQARATELSDTMRRFLRQLDWDDDEDASTSGSSGLTDLEPEDTPADPKPDDESSSSSP, from the exons atgggcaaaggaaagaagccgGTGGATCCGGTGCTCAgtgaggaagagaggaggatgCTCGAGGCCATGCGTGAATTTGAGATCATTACTAGAGAG TACTTGGCTCTGATGGAGAGGATGGCCGAGTGGTTGGAGGATCTTGAAGGGGACGTGGGCTGTGCCTCGGCCCTGCAAGCTAGGGCTACAGAGCTTTCAGATACCATGAGGAGGTTCCTGCGACAGCTAGActgggacgacgacgaggatgcCAGCACCAGCGGGAGTAGTGGCCTGACGGACCTGGAGCCCGAGGATACCCCCGCCGATCCCAAGCCTGATGAtgaatcttcttcatcctcccctTGA
- the LOC101783370 gene encoding homeobox protein ATH1 yields the protein MTGDASYQQLGVDATMMSGCFGSGGGGGAPVFHDGSLFGFGEPADAAASFLVDGGSMLAGQLQLIRAAAPQSVSPVETARGAYGGYEPSPSDVTVAHAPKVAKHLAGEMEGSWIHEPYCCPTWFFSGDSFRDPFAAAASELSLRLRRAESSPTGAVHVSLPDQSPEVSCSGLTHASSAGTGGGVFQPPCGGGGEMAPLHFSQVLPRWSAYAHLTQKTLDEFVGCLLQDVAGFAGSVAGCEASCLLPMSSCSKTTSSNPSVFLGSEEHAHQKLRNDLQKLLQLLDQRCNQCMDEIQGAASKYGGMVRPGGGGGGATLLLAPFAHRAVSAMHRRLRARITGEIAAASRRGEPPPPTSSSLTLADRERSWESAFIQKHWALRQLRRGDQQSWRPQRGLPEKSVAVLKAWMFENFLRPYPKDNEKEMLAARSGLSRSQVSNWFINARVRLWKPMIEEMYEDLKKASGSGGDEGVAA from the exons ATGACCGGCGACGCGTCTTATCAGCAGCTCGGGGTCGACGCCACCATGATGAGCGGCTgcttcggcagcggcggcggcggcggcgcaccggtGTTCCATGACGGCAGCTTATTCGGGTTCGGCGAACCGGCGGATGCCGCCGCGAGCTTCTTGGTGGACGGCGGCTCGATGCTCGCCGGCCAGCTCCAGCTGATCCGCGCTGCTGCTCCACAGAGCGTGTCGCCGGTGGAGACGGCGCGCGGCGCCTACGGCGGCTACGAGCCGTCGCCCTCGGATGTCACCGTCGCTCACGCGCCCAAGGTGGCCAAGCATCTTGCCGGGGAGATGGAGGGCAGCTGGATCCACGAGCCGTACTGCTGCCCCACGTGGTTCTTCTCCGGCGACAGCTTCCGGGACCcgttcgccgcggcggcgagcgagctGTCGCTCAGGCTACGACGAGCCGAGTCGTCGCCCACCGGCGCCGTGCACGTTAGCCTCCCGGACCAGTCCCCGGAGGTGAGCTGCTCCGGCTTGACCCACGCGAgcagcgccggcaccggcggcggcgtgttCCAGCCTccatgtggcggcggcggagagatgGCGCCCCTGCACTTCTCTCAGGTCCTTCCGCGTTGGTCGGCGTACGCGCACCTCACGCAGAAGACGCTGGACGAGTTCGTCGGATGCCTGCTGCAAGACGTGGCAGGGTTCGCCGGCTCAGTCGCCGGCTGCGAGGCGAGCTGCCTGCTGCCCATGTCAAGCTGCTCCAAGACGACGTCGTCCAACCCGTCGGTGTTTCTCGGCTCGGAAGAGCACGCGCACCAGAAGCTGAGGAACGATCTCCAGAAGTTGTTGCAGCTG CTGGACCAACGGTGCAACCAGTGCATGGACGAGATCCAGGGCGCGGCGTCCAAGTACGGCGGCATGGTgcgcccgggcggcggcggcggcggagccaccCTCCTCTTGGCGCCGTTCGCGCACCGCGCGGTATCAGCGATGCACCGGAGGCTCAGGGCGCGGATCACGGGCGAGATCGCCGCGGCGTCGCGGAGAGGcgagcctccgccgccgacgtcgtcgtcgctgaCGCTGGCCGACAGGGAGCGGAGCTGGGAGTCGGCCTTCATCCAGAAGCACTGGGCGCTGCGGCAGCTCCGGCGCGGCGACCAGCAGTCGTGGCGGCCGCAGCGCGGCCTGCCGGAGAAGTCCGTCGCCGTGCTCAAGGCCTGGATGTTCGAGAACTTCCTCCGCCC GTACCCGAAGGACAACGAGAAGGAGATgctggcggcgaggagcggcctGAGCAGGAGCCAG GTCTCGAACTGGTTCATCAACGCCCGTGTGAGATTGTGGAAGCCGATGATAGAGGAGATGTACGAGGATCTCAAGAAGGCCTCCGGATccggaggcgacgagggcgTGGCTGCCTGA